The nucleotide window GGTCAGAGATGAGTGTACCTAGGGCTCCAGCAGTATACCCAGCAAGACATGTGACACCAAGTTGTTGAGCTTTAGAGCAATCTTGTTTCCTTTTCTCGATaatgttttgatatataaacTCAACTAACTGCTCAAACGTTGAGAACATCACCATAGAAACTGAAAACCACATAGGAAAGATAACACATAATCAACAAGTATGTTTTTAGTACAGAACACAACCAAGTCTACTTAAAGGCTAACGTGCGCATCCATAGATCATCTATTTGTTAATGCCTAAACTAGAATGAAATCAAGCTGATGTAGTAAGATTACATGGAAGATTGCGACACCAGAGCCGAAAAAGTCCCATGTGGAAGCTGCATTTGGAGAGATGATTAAAGACTCAAAGATAACACAAAGTGATTGCAAATGATTCTTAGAAGAAGAGTCACCCAGCAAGACCTTCATTTCTATTATAACTTTTGGAAACCCATCAAGCAACCCTTTTGCAAACATGGGCTGCGTCTGAACTCTAACTTTTATAGCTTCAAAAGGACATACGACCATATCTGCGAATATCTGAGAAAATATATGGAAGTTCTGTTATTGTTAGGCAAGACATTGCTGTAGAGCGTCTTGAAGTACTCGTAGAGTCCGAATCTGCATCCGCCTTGGACACCATAGCCTAAAAGCTTTCCTGACCAAGCTCTCCAGAGATAGGAATGGCCATGTTCTCTTAAGAGAGTGGAGAAACCTGAGGGAATGCTATTGTACTTCACAGGATTCACCTacaaagagagtgtgatctatcATTGACTGTTCAATAATGACCAAACACAGTAACTCTAGTAGTTATTAAGAGACTTTTAGTATCGAAATGAAATTAGCTTCAACAACCATATTCAAGAAAtcaagaaaggaaacaaaaacctGCATATTGACTTTGAGGACATCAAGAGGGGTTAGGGCCAGATGTGTTGTTCCGGC belongs to Brassica rapa cultivar Chiifu-401-42 chromosome A07, CAAS_Brap_v3.01, whole genome shotgun sequence and includes:
- the LOC103846229 gene encoding LOW QUALITY PROTEIN: mitochondrial phosphate carrier protein 1, mitochondrial (The sequence of the model RefSeq protein was modified relative to this genomic sequence to represent the inferred CDS: inserted 1 base in 1 codon; deleted 4 bases in 2 codons; substituted 1 base at 1 genomic stop codon); its protein translation is MLLSCDPLLTCFFISGFWVFRRNAKEQLFVKITSVKRKLDDELSSPWXYAVCTMGGMISAGTTHLALTPLDVLKVNMQVNPVKYNSIPSGFSTLLREHGHSYLWRAWSGKLLGYGVQGGCRFGLYEYFKTLYSNVLPNNNRTSIYFXQIFADMVVCPFEAIKVRVQTQPMFAKGLLDGFPKVIRNEGLAGFHMGLFRLWCRNLPFSMVMFSTFEQLVEFIYQNIIEKRKQDCSKAQQLGVTCLAGYTAGALGTLISDPADVVVSSHYNNKAKNVLQAVRNIGFVGLFTRSLPVRITIVGPVITLQWFFYDAIKVLSGL